The genomic window TATCGCCAAACGCATATTAGGCAAATCAGTCAGCATGCGCATTCCGAAATCGTTGGGATGTTGCCAGAGGGTAACTGGATTACTCGTGCGCCTTCATTGCGTCGCAAAGTAGCCTTATTGGCTAAAGTACAAGACGAGGCTGGTCACGGATTATATTTATACAGTGCCTGTGAAACATTAGGGATCTCTCGCGACGAATTATACGAACAATTACATTCTGGTAAAGCAAAATATTCTTCTATTTTCAATTACCCAACAGTAACTTGGGCAGATATGGGAGCTATTGGTTGGTTGGTAGATGGTGCAGCTATTATCAATCAAGTACCGCTTTGTAACACCTCTTTTGGACCTTATGCTAGAGCAATGGTGCGTGTGTGTAAAGAAGAAAGTTTTCATCAGCGTCAAGGCTATGAAATCATGTTGAAGTTATGTGAAGGTACGCCAGAACAAAAGGAACTTGCTCAAGATGCGCTTAACCGTTGGTGGTGGCCAAGTTTAATGATGTTTGGTCCAACAGATGCAGAATCTACACATACAGAACAAAGCATGAAGTGGAAGCTAAAACGTAAAACTAATGACGAGTTACGTCAACAGTTTATAGACCAAACGGTGCCACAAGCTGAAATTTTAGGATTAACAATTCCAGATCCAGATTTAAAATGGAATGAGGAGCGTCAAAGCTATGACTTCGGTGAAATTAATTGGGATGAGTTTTGGCAAGTTGTCAAAGGTCACGGTCCAATGAACAAAGAACGAATGAAAGCTAGAGTAGGAGCATGGGAACGTGGAGAATGGGTTCGTGATGCAGCGATGGCTCATGCAGAAAAACAACAAGAAAGAAAAAACAAACAAGTAGTATAATCAGAAGGTTAGACTCGAGAAATGAGAAATAAGAAAAGTACTCAGATAAAGTCTAACATCTAACATCTAATATCTAATGTCTAATAAAAAAAACTGGCCACTTTGGGAGGTCTTCGTAAGAAGTAAAAACGGATTAGAACACCGTCATTTTGGAAGCCTTCACGCAGCAGATGCAGAAATGGCTTTAGAAAATGCAAGAGACGTTTACACAAGACGAAACGAAGGCGTAAGCATTTGGGTTGTAGAAAGTAAACATATTACAGCATCTAACCCAGAGCATAATGGCGAATTATTTGAGCCTGCACAAGATAAAGTATACCGTCACCCAACATTTTATGATTTACCAGACGAGGTAAAGCATATGTAAAATGACAAAGTTTGTCATCCTGAACTTGTTTCAGGATATTGTAAATATAAAGTAAACGTCACTTCGAGTGATTCTGATAAAAATCGGAATTGTATCGAGAAGTAATTAAAAAAAATCCACTTTCGTGGACGTTCACTATGAAAAACAAAAACCTATATAACTACATCCTTGGCATCGCAGATAATAGCCTCATTCTGGGGCAGCGATTAGGAGAACTTTGCGGTCACGGACCAAGTTTAGAAACGGATATCGCTTGCACCAATATGTCACTAGATTTATTAGGGCAAGTGCGTAGTTATTATCAATATGCGGCGAAGATTGCAGGTGATGGTAGAACAGAAGATGATATTGCAATGCTTCGTAAAGAACGCGAATATTTCAATGTTTTATTGGTAGAACAGCCAAATACTGATTTTGGGTACACAATGGCAAGACAATTCTTATTCGATGTGTATCATTTTTTAATGCTGACCGAATTAGAAAAAAGTACCGATTTAAACTTATCTGCAATTGCAAAAAAATCCATCAAAGAAGTGAGTTACCACAAACGTTTCTCATCTGATTGGATTAAGCGATTAGGAGATGGTACCGAAGAAAGTCATAGCCGTATTCAAACCGCAATAAATGATTTATGGACCTATACAGATGAATTATTCCATCAAACCGAAGCTGATAAAGCTATGATTGCTGAAGGTGTTGGAGTAGATGTTACTAAATTGAAAGACGCTTATTACGAAGAGGTAAATGCAGTTTTAGAAGAAGCAACGTTAAGCGTTCCAGAAAGTAAATATTTTCAAAAAGGTGGAAAGCAAGGCATTCATACTGAACACATGGGTTACTTGCTAGCAGAATTACAATACATGCAACGTACCTATCCAAATATGGAATGGTAACAAATTCTTGATGTGTCATCCTGAACTTGATTCAAGATGCCATTCGTCACTTCGAGTGATTTGTGAAGAATGAACAAATTGTATCGAGAAGTATTTTAGTGAAAATTCCTGTTTTTAGGAAAAATAATGATAACAACAGAGCAACATATCAATCCAAAACTGGTCTCAATTCTAGAGTCTATATCAGATCCAGAAATCCCAGTATTATCCATTATGGATATGGGGGTTGTACGTTCTGCGGTTATCGAAAACAACCTTGTGAAAATCGAAATCACGCCAACATACAGCGGCTGTCCTGCAATGGATGTTATCGGAGACGATATCAAACGTGCTATGCAAAAAGCA from Winogradskyella sp. MH6 includes these protein-coding regions:
- the paaA gene encoding 1,2-phenylacetyl-CoA epoxidase subunit PaaA, producing MSEEQIKNLEVEFEARIARDEKIEPKDWMPEKYRQTHIRQISQHAHSEIVGMLPEGNWITRAPSLRRKVALLAKVQDEAGHGLYLYSACETLGISRDELYEQLHSGKAKYSSIFNYPTVTWADMGAIGWLVDGAAIINQVPLCNTSFGPYARAMVRVCKEESFHQRQGYEIMLKLCEGTPEQKELAQDALNRWWWPSLMMFGPTDAESTHTEQSMKWKLKRKTNDELRQQFIDQTVPQAEILGLTIPDPDLKWNEERQSYDFGEINWDEFWQVVKGHGPMNKERMKARVGAWERGEWVRDAAMAHAEKQQERKNKQVV
- the paaB gene encoding 1,2-phenylacetyl-CoA epoxidase subunit PaaB, with protein sequence MSNKKNWPLWEVFVRSKNGLEHRHFGSLHAADAEMALENARDVYTRRNEGVSIWVVESKHITASNPEHNGELFEPAQDKVYRHPTFYDLPDEVKHM
- the paaC gene encoding 1,2-phenylacetyl-CoA epoxidase subunit PaaC; the protein is MKKNPLSWTFTMKNKNLYNYILGIADNSLILGQRLGELCGHGPSLETDIACTNMSLDLLGQVRSYYQYAAKIAGDGRTEDDIAMLRKEREYFNVLLVEQPNTDFGYTMARQFLFDVYHFLMLTELEKSTDLNLSAIAKKSIKEVSYHKRFSSDWIKRLGDGTEESHSRIQTAINDLWTYTDELFHQTEADKAMIAEGVGVDVTKLKDAYYEEVNAVLEEATLSVPESKYFQKGGKQGIHTEHMGYLLAELQYMQRTYPNMEW